The Castor canadensis chromosome 8, mCasCan1.hap1v2, whole genome shotgun sequence genome contains a region encoding:
- the Ascl4 gene encoding achaete-scute homolog 4, producing MMEKRKQEGLLTVSHPLRTAPLGTPGSLARVPSRDPIKVPLRLDAAGWERAHRGGERRRPWPPRPLHGAFEPAFLRQRNERERQRVRCVNEGYARLRDHLPRELAGKRLSKVETLRAAIGYIGHLQELLERHARAHDRPARATPQRRADCNSDGESKASSAPSPCSEPEDATG from the coding sequence ATGATGGAGAAACGGAAGCAGGAGGGACTGCTGACCGTGTCCCACCCGCTGCGCACGGCGCCCTTGGGCACGCCGGGGAGCCTGGCCCGAGTCCCCTCGAGGGATCCGATCAAGGTCCCGCTGCGCCTGGACGCCGCAGGCTGGGAGCGCGCGCACCGGGGCGGCGAGCGGAGACGGCCGTGGCCGCCGCGGCCGCTGCACGGCGCCTTCGAGCCCGCCTTCCTCCGCCAGCGCAACGAGCGCGAGCGGCAGCGCGTGCGCTGCGTGAACGAGGGCTACGCGCGCCTCCGAGACCACCTGCCGCGCGAGCTGGCGGGCAAGCGCCTGAGCAAGGTGGAGACCCTCCGCGCCGCCATCGGCTACATCGGCCACCTGCAGGAGCTGCTGGAGCGCCACGCGCGCGCGCACGACCGCCCGGCCCGCGCCACCCCGCAGCGCAGGGCCGACTGCAACAGCGACGGCGAGTCCAAGGCGTCCTCGGCGCCCTCGCCCTGCAGCGAGCCCGAGGACGCGACCGGCTAG